Proteins from a single region of Penaeus monodon isolate SGIC_2016 chromosome 29, NSTDA_Pmon_1, whole genome shotgun sequence:
- the LOC119592150 gene encoding dnaJ homolog subfamily C member 10-like has translation MTKLLACLFLLCHVCSFALAEDFYEMLGVPRNADEREIRKGFKKKALTLHPDKNTDDPDAHEKFVRLNRAYEVLKDEDLRKKYDMYGEEGLDENRSSGNQYHSWSYYHDNFGIYDDDPEIVTLNKADFEQSVTGSEDVWFINFYHPMCSHCHTLAPVWREVARDLEGVVRIGAVNCDDEYHLCSSQGIRSYPTLISYPGRIFYRQEKSKESLIDFMLKQVRSSVITLQKSNLESILEYEDYKSRPWLVIFYEDTDEVDDLWITQKKLSAIFDGIVNFGRVECFQQKSLCSSLGMKSGLKFFEVDQIRKGQGTVIPSLNVQEIAKEVLALLPEMKKLDEETFKNIRRNLEMRDETVAWLMHFSSDSDDDTFEIRKLPGLLPSLKMGQVDCSLLKKLCDDLYIAKTPTFMIFKPGGGYELHHGRQLAHDIAVFAREGAAATRFQILTPEEFPKVLTDGSTWFVDFYAPWCPPCMKLLPEFRKASRLVETPVKFGSIDCTTHQSLCTRFNIHQYPTTILYNQSVPHEYSGYHTADQIVEFVKDTLNPAVIALDEDKFDNLIENKPQGELWVVDYFAHWCGHCKDMAPEYRRFARIMADVPNVHIATIDCANFRSACSRQGITSYPSIVLYPSESMGTRRAEKYNGWSRDADSFRQWVYSRMSSVVTVLNDRSFEQVLHNREPWLVDFYAPWCGHCHVFAPDFEDIARALQGTVKAGKLDCERYRWVCSGAGVNAYPTVKLYVGSPNGGRQNVNGINFPNLNKHTILSDIPRYLPKNSKNHDEL, from the exons ATGACAAAGCTCTTAGCctgccttttcctcctctgccACGTCTGTTCGTTTGCGTTGGCGGAGGATTTCTACGAGATGCTTGGGGTCCCCAGGAATGCAGACGAGAGGGAAATTCGCAAAGGCTTTAAGAAGAAGGCCCTCACGTTGCACCCCGACAAGAATACG gatgaCCCTGATGCTCATGAAAAATTTGTGCGGCTAAATCGTGCTTATGAAGTACTGAAGGATGAAGACCTCAGGAAGAAGTACGACATGTATGGAGAAGAAGGACTGGATGAAAATAG GTCATCTGGGAATCAGTATCACTCTTGGagctattatcatgacaatttcggtatatatgatgatgatccAGAAATTGTTACCCTCAACAAGGCAGACTTTG AGCAAAGTGTCACTGGATCGGAAGACGTATGGTTTATCAATTTTTACCACCCAATGTGCTCTCACTGCCACACCCTGGCTCCAGTGTGGCGTGAAGTTGCTCGGGACCTGGAGGGTGTAGTGCGCATAGGTGCGGTGAACTGCGATGATGAATACCACCTTTGTTCCTCTCAGGGTATTCGATCATACCCAACACTCATCTCCTATCCTGGG aGAATATTCTATAGGCAAGAGAAAAGTAAGGAGAGCCTAATTGACTTCATGCTAAAACAAGTGCGGTCATCTGTGATCACTCTGCAGAAATCAAACCTGGAGTCCATTTTAGAATATGAAGATTACAAGAGCAGGCCATGGCTTGTGATATTTTATGAAGACACAGATGAAGTTGATGACTTGTGGATTACTCAGAAGAAACTGAGTGCTATATTT GATGGAATTGTCAACTTTGGACGTGTAGAGTGTTTTCAGCAGAAGAGCCTGTGCTCCTCCCTGGGCATGAAGTCAGGGCTGAAGTTCTTTGAAGTTGACCAGATCAGGAAGGGCCAAGGCACAGTAATCCCCAGTCTGAATGTACAAGAAATTGCGAAGGAAGTTTTAGCCCTACTGCCTGAAATGAAGAAGTTGGATGAGGAGACATTTAAG AATATCCGTCGCAACCTAGAAATGCGTGATGAAACAGTGGCCTGGTTGATGCACTTTAgcagtgacagtgatgatgatacatTTGAG ATCCGCAAATTACCCGGCTTGCTTCCATCGTTGAAGATGGGCCAGGTGGATTGCTCTCTGCTAAAAAAGCTCTGTGATGATCTGTACATTGCTAAAACGCCGACCTTTATGATTTTCAAGCCCGGCGGAGGATACGAGTTACATCAT GGGCGTCAGCTGGCCCATGACATCGCAGTGTTCGCCCGCGAGGGAGCAGCGGCCACACGATTCCAGATCCTGACTCCAGAGGAGTTTCCTAAGGTCCTGACAGATGGCTCTACTTGGTTCGTGGATTTCTATGCTCCTTGGTGCCCTCCATGTATGAAGCTACTACCAGAGTTTCGTAAAGCTAGCCGGTTGGTGGAGACCCCAGTGAAGTTTG GAAGTATTGATTGCACTACACACCAAAGTTTGTGTACGAGGTTCAATATTCATCAGTATCCGACTACAATTTTGTACAATCAGAGTGTTCCTCATGAGTACAGTGGATACCACACTGCAGATCAAATTGTAGAATTTGTCAAGGACACTCTTAACCCAGCAG TTATAGCATTAGATGAAGACAAGTTTGACAACCTGATTGAGAACAAACCTCAAGGTGAGCTGTGGGTTGTTGACTACTTTGCCCACTGGTGTGGACACTGCAAAGACATGGCGCCTGAATATCGGCGTTTTGCACGTATAATGGCTGATGTGCCCAATGTGCATATTGCCACCATTGACTGTGCCAACTTTCGATCGGCCTGCTCTCGACAGGGCATAACAAGCTATCCTTCAATTGTGCTGTACCCATCTGAAAGTATGGGAACGAGGAGAGCAGA AAAATATAATGGCTGGTCCAGAGATGCAGATTCCTTTAGACAGTGGGTGTATTCAAGGATGTCATCTGTGGTCACAGTTCTGAATGACAGGTCATTTGAGCAAGTACTTCATAATCGTGAACCTTGGCTTGTTGACTTCTATGCCCCTTGGTGTGGGCACTGCCATGTGTTTGCTCCAGATTTTGAAGATATTGCAAGG GCCTTACAAGGGACAGTGAAGGCGGGGAAACTTGACTGTGAGAGGTACCGATGGGTTTGCAGTGGTGCAGGTGTGAATGCATACCCTACAGTAAAGCTCTATGTTGGGTCACCGAATGGAGGTCGCCAAAATGTTAATGGAATAAACTTTCCAAACTTGAACAAACATACTATATTGTCAGATATTCCAAGATATTTACCAAAGAATAGTAAGAATCATGACGAATTGTGA